The sequence CAACCGGTCTCTGGATGAAATCCGTTGTCGGGACCTAGCGCCTTTTGTTGCGCTGTCAGGCTCTCTGGATGCGGTGATGCCTGCACATATTGTGTTCCCGAACATTGATAGCGATGCTGTGGGTTTCTCCCGTTTTTGGCTGCAAGAAATATTGCGAGCCGATATCGGTTTTGAGGGTGTTATTTTCAGCGATGATCTCTCAATGAAAGGTGCAGATGTGGCGGGTGGTTACGCAGAGAAAGCTCGCAGCGCACTTTCAGCTGGCTGTGATATGGTGCTGGTCTGTAATCATCGGGAAGGGGCGTTTGAGGTGCTGTCCTTTCTTGAGAGTGAACGTGAAAGTGGTCTTTTTGGGCCTTCAACCCAATTGGAGGCGATGAGGCGTCGGCAACAGCCTGAGTGGTCATCATTAAAGCAGGATCAACGCTGGCAGTTGACGGTTCAAAAGTTGGCCAGTATTGGAATCTGTTAAGTGTTGAATGAAATTGTTATTAATGTTGAAGAGGTTGGAGAAGTTCAGTGTTAGATCGTTTTGAAAACTGGCTGATTGAAATAGCAGGCGATCGCTACGTCTGGGTGATCGAAATATTTCTGATTATTTTTTCGGCGTTGTTACTGGGCTATCTGATTAACAAGTTGATTGATCATCTGGAAGTGCGGGCCGCCAGAACGCCCAATGTCTGGGATGATGCCCTGATAGAGGCATTTCGACAGCCAGCCATTTGGACAATCCGAATTCTGGGTATCAATATTGCCGTATCAATTGCGGCAAGGGTGGCTCAATCCGAGTGGTTTGACGTTATTGAAACAGTAAACCGAGTGGCCGTGATTGCTTTGGTTGCCTTGTTTCTTGTCAACTTGATTAAACGGGCGGAACGCAATCTGATTTTACCTGAATACAGCAGGGATCCTATGGATCCGACAACCGTCAGTGCTATTGGCAAGCTGTTGAGAATTTCTGTTGTACTGTCGGCAGCGCTGGTTGCCATGCAGATCATGGGATACAGCATTTCCGGGGTGCTGGCCTTTGGTGGCGTTGGTGGTCTTGCGGTTGGTTTTGCTGCCAAGGATCTACTGGCCAATTTTTTTGGAGGCCTGATGATTTATCTGGATCGGCCATTTAAGGTGGGTGACTGGGTACGTTCGCCAGATAAGGAGATAGAAGGTACGGTTGAAGATATTGGCTGGCGGCTTACCCGCATTCGTACCTTCGATAAGCGACCGCTTTATGTGCCAAATTCAGTGTTTACCAGTATTTCTCTGGAAAATCCTTCGCGCATGTTGAATCGACGCATTAAAGAAACGTTGGGTATTCGCTACAGCGATATTTCCCATATGAAGGCGATCGTAAACCAAGTCAAACAGATGCTGCGAGAGCACCCGGATATCGATCAGGAGCAGACATTGATCGTTAATTTCAATGCCTTTTCCGCCTCATCAGTGGATTTCTTTATTTACACATTTACTAAAACCACGGAGTGGATTCGCTACCATGAGATCAAACAGGATGTGCTTTTGAAGGTGGCAGACATTATTGAACAACAGGGCGCGGAGATTGCTTTCCCGACCCGGACATTGCATATCGCTGATTCCGCACAGGTGGCCGAAGCCGGGGAGGGCTGATTGATGTCTTGTCTTGGTGTTATCGGCGGTACCGGTTTTGAGCAGTTTGCCGAGCTGGAGCCACAATTATCTGTATCGATTAAAACCCCTTGGTCTGACTCACCGGTATTGTTAAAGAGAGCCCAGGTTGCCAATACCGAA is a genomic window of Pseudomonadales bacterium containing:
- a CDS encoding mechanosensitive ion channel family protein: MLDRFENWLIEIAGDRYVWVIEIFLIIFSALLLGYLINKLIDHLEVRAARTPNVWDDALIEAFRQPAIWTIRILGINIAVSIAARVAQSEWFDVIETVNRVAVIALVALFLVNLIKRAERNLILPEYSRDPMDPTTVSAIGKLLRISVVLSAALVAMQIMGYSISGVLAFGGVGGLAVGFAAKDLLANFFGGLMIYLDRPFKVGDWVRSPDKEIEGTVEDIGWRLTRIRTFDKRPLYVPNSVFTSISLENPSRMLNRRIKETLGIRYSDISHMKAIVNQVKQMLREHPDIDQEQTLIVNFNAFSASSVDFFIYTFTKTTEWIRYHEIKQDVLLKVADIIEQQGAEIAFPTRTLHIADSAQVAEAGEG